The following are encoded together in the Brassica napus cultivar Da-Ae chromosome A9, Da-Ae, whole genome shotgun sequence genome:
- the LOC106420159 gene encoding sulfite exporter TauE/SafE family protein 2 isoform X2 gives MSHTQKNLDISRNSPKTCQKLKTTPNIKMRNNLVPLTLSFLAITSLLTPSMAEPEPSFIFPVHQLLNKTSSWLDFPNKFNQPKIELTASTLIAVVLSFLAATISSAGGIGGGGLYVPIMTIVAGLDLKTASSFSAFMVTGGSIANVGCNLFVRNPKAGGKTMIDFDLALLLEPCMLLGVSVGVICNLVFPNWLITSLFAVFLAWSTVKTFGNGLYYWRLESEMVKVREASMVGEEDEKMESVKLPLLVDYERPKRFPWMKLGVLVIIWLSYFAVYLLRGNKYGEGIISIEPCGMTYWLLSSTQIPLTLFFTLWICFSDNVQGNQCSENHVSVKDVEDLTSNNGGRSNKCMFPMMALLAGVLGGVFGIGGGMLISPLLLQVGIAPETLFLF, from the exons ATGTCACACACACAGAAAAATCTCGACATCTCCAGAAATAGTCCCAAAACTtgtcaaaaattaaaaacaaccccaaacataaaaatgagaaaCAATCTCGTCCCTCTAACTCTCTCCTTCCTCGCCATCACCAGCCTCCTAACTCCATCAATGGCAGAACCAGAACCTTCCTTTATCTTCCCTGTCCATCAACTCCTCAACAAAACCAGCTCATGGCTCGACTTTCCCAACAAATTCAACCAACCAAAGATCGAACTAACCGCATCAACACTCATCGCCGTTGTACTCTCCTTCCTCGCCGCAACTATCTCAAGCGCAGGCGGTATAGGCGGCGGAGGTTTATACGTTCCTATAATGACCATCGTGGCGGGACTCGACCTGAAAACAGCTTCAAGCTTCTCTGCTTTCATGGTAACAGGAGGATCCATAGCAAACGTGGGGTGCAATCTTTTCGTCAGAAACCCTAAAGCTGGAGGCAAGACGATGATCGACTTCGACTTGGCTCTGCTTCTTGAACCGTGTATGCTTCTTGGAGTTAGTGTCGGAGTGATATGCAACCTTGTGTTTCCGAACTGGCTTATAACGAGTCTCTTCGCCGTGTTTCTTGCGTGGTCGACGGTGAAGACGTTTGGAAACGGGCTTTATTACTGGAGGTTGGAGTCAGAGATGGTGAAGGTCAGAGAGGCGAGTATGGtcggagaagaagatgagaagatggaGAGTGTGAAGTTGCCTCTTTTGGTAGATTATGAGAGACCAAAGAGGTTTCCATGGATGAAGCTTGGAGTTTTGGTGATTATTTGGCTCTCTTACTTTGCAGTTTACCTTCTTCGCGGAAACAAATACGGCGAG GGAATCATATCAATCGAGCCATGTGGAATGACTTACTGGCTGCTCTCGTCAACTCAAATACCACTCACTTTGTTCTTCACTCTTTGGATCTGCTTCAGTGACAATGTTCAAGGCAACCAGTGTTCTGAAAACCATGTCTCAGTAAAG GATGTAGAAGATTTGACGTCAAATAATGGAGGAAGATCAAACAAGTGCATGTTTCCTATGATGGCTCTATTAGCTGGAGTTTTGGGTGGTGTTTTTGGTATTGGAGGCGGAATGCTCATAAGCCCTCTCCTCCTACAAGTTGGTATCGCTCCTGAG actctgtttttgttttga
- the LOC106420159 gene encoding sulfite exporter TauE/SafE family protein 2 isoform X1, whose translation MSHTQKNLDISRNSPKTCQKLKTTPNIKMRNNLVPLTLSFLAITSLLTPSMAEPEPSFIFPVHQLLNKTSSWLDFPNKFNQPKIELTASTLIAVVLSFLAATISSAGGIGGGGLYVPIMTIVAGLDLKTASSFSAFMVTGGSIANVGCNLFVRNPKAGGKTMIDFDLALLLEPCMLLGVSVGVICNLVFPNWLITSLFAVFLAWSTVKTFGNGLYYWRLESEMVKVREASMVGEEDEKMESVKLPLLVDYERPKRFPWMKLGVLVIIWLSYFAVYLLRGNKYGEGIISIEPCGMTYWLLSSTQIPLTLFFTLWICFSDNVQGNQCSENHVSVKDVEDLTSNNGGRSNKCMFPMMALLAGVLGGVFGIGGGMLISPLLLQVGIAPEVTAATCSFMVLFSSTMSAIQYLLLGMEHTGTASLFAIVCFVASLVGLMVVQKVITQYGRASIIVFSVGIVMALSIVLMTSYGALDIWNDFISGSYMGFKLPC comes from the exons ATGTCACACACACAGAAAAATCTCGACATCTCCAGAAATAGTCCCAAAACTtgtcaaaaattaaaaacaaccccaaacataaaaatgagaaaCAATCTCGTCCCTCTAACTCTCTCCTTCCTCGCCATCACCAGCCTCCTAACTCCATCAATGGCAGAACCAGAACCTTCCTTTATCTTCCCTGTCCATCAACTCCTCAACAAAACCAGCTCATGGCTCGACTTTCCCAACAAATTCAACCAACCAAAGATCGAACTAACCGCATCAACACTCATCGCCGTTGTACTCTCCTTCCTCGCCGCAACTATCTCAAGCGCAGGCGGTATAGGCGGCGGAGGTTTATACGTTCCTATAATGACCATCGTGGCGGGACTCGACCTGAAAACAGCTTCAAGCTTCTCTGCTTTCATGGTAACAGGAGGATCCATAGCAAACGTGGGGTGCAATCTTTTCGTCAGAAACCCTAAAGCTGGAGGCAAGACGATGATCGACTTCGACTTGGCTCTGCTTCTTGAACCGTGTATGCTTCTTGGAGTTAGTGTCGGAGTGATATGCAACCTTGTGTTTCCGAACTGGCTTATAACGAGTCTCTTCGCCGTGTTTCTTGCGTGGTCGACGGTGAAGACGTTTGGAAACGGGCTTTATTACTGGAGGTTGGAGTCAGAGATGGTGAAGGTCAGAGAGGCGAGTATGGtcggagaagaagatgagaagatggaGAGTGTGAAGTTGCCTCTTTTGGTAGATTATGAGAGACCAAAGAGGTTTCCATGGATGAAGCTTGGAGTTTTGGTGATTATTTGGCTCTCTTACTTTGCAGTTTACCTTCTTCGCGGAAACAAATACGGCGAG GGAATCATATCAATCGAGCCATGTGGAATGACTTACTGGCTGCTCTCGTCAACTCAAATACCACTCACTTTGTTCTTCACTCTTTGGATCTGCTTCAGTGACAATGTTCAAGGCAACCAGTGTTCTGAAAACCATGTCTCAGTAAAG GATGTAGAAGATTTGACGTCAAATAATGGAGGAAGATCAAACAAGTGCATGTTTCCTATGATGGCTCTATTAGCTGGAGTTTTGGGTGGTGTTTTTGGTATTGGAGGCGGAATGCTCATAAGCCCTCTCCTCCTACAAGTTGGTATCGCTCCTGAG GTAACTGCAGCGACATGTTCTTtcatggttttgttttcatcgACAATGTCTGCGATTCAATACTTGTTACTAGGCATGGAACATACTGGAACTGCAAGTCTATTTGCGATTGTATGTTTTGTGGCATCACTCGTTGGACTAATGGTGGTCCAAAAGGTTATAACCCAGTATGGAAGGGCTTCGATAATTGTATTCTCGGTTGGTATCGTCATGGCACTGAGCATTGTGTTGATGACCAGCTATGGAGCTCTTGATATTTGGAATGATTTTATCTCTGGCAGTTACATGGGTTTCAAATTACCTTGTTGA
- the LOC111208974 gene encoding uncharacterized protein LOC111208974, whose product MASSSHYHYHNDDDDEDYVNDYVEDYVNDYVQNFDEEPKKRKQRIYMERFREDGHQKLWNDYFSETPTYNPELFRRRFRMNKSLFLRIVQRLETNIPYFQQGTDCTGRSSLTPLQKCTAAIRQLAYGGAADSLDEYVRLAETTARKSLHKFTAGIISLFGDEYLRQPTQEDLQRLLYIGDQRGFPGMIGSIDLNFYVNGNQYHLAYYLTDGIYPKWATFIQSIRLPQSEKHSLFAKTQEAVRKDVERAFGVLQARFAVVKNPSKLWDKDKIANIMKACIILHNMIVEDERSSYTQYNVREFQESEEDDTFTVTPNSNLGTAMDRRASVRNRQAHEQLKFDLIENIWAKFRHFPNNQ is encoded by the exons atggcatcttcttctcatTATCACTACCATAACGATGACGATGATGAAGATTATGTTAATGATTACGTTGAAGATTATGTTAATGATTACGTTCAAAACtttgatgaagaaccaaaaaagCGGAAGCAACGTATTTATATGGAGAGGTTCCGAGAAGACGGCCACCAGAAGCTTTGGAATGATTACTTTAGCGAGACTCCAACTTACAATCCCGAGTTATTCCGCCGACGGTTCCGAATGAACAAATCTTTGTTCCTGCGTATTGTACAACGTCTCGAAACCAACATACCGTATTTTCAACAAGGAACCGATTGTACCGGACGGTCTAGTCTAACACCCCTACAAAAATGTACTGCAGCAATCCGACAGTTGGCTTATGGCGGTGCAGCTGATTCACTTGATGAGTATGTCCGGCTTGCTGAAACGACAGCTCGGAAATCTTTGCACAAATTTACCGCCGGAATAATCAGCTTGTTTGGTGATGAATACCTACGCCAACCGACACAAGAGGATCTGCAAAGACTTCTCTATATTGGAGACCAACGTGGGTTTCCGGGGATGATTggcagcatcgact TGAACTTCTATGTTAATGGTAATCAATATCATTTGGCATATTATCTCACTGATGGTATTTATCCTAAATGGGcgacttttattcaatctatccgaCTTCCTCAAAGTGAGAAACATTCGTTATTTGCTAAAACCCAAGAAGCTGttcgaaaagatgtcgagcgtgcctTCGGAGTTCTGCAAGCTAGATTTGCCGTAGTGAAAAATCCATCCAAGCTATGGGATAAAGACAAAATAGCAAATATTATGAAGGCATgcatcatactccataatatgattgtcgagGATGAACGATCATCATACACTCAGTATAACGTGAGAGAATTTCAAGAAAGCGAGGAAGATGATACATTCACCGTTACTCCGAATTCAAATCTCGGCACTGCAATGGATCGTCGAGCGAGCGTCCGTAACAGACAAGCCCATGAACAATTAAAATTCGATTTAATCGAAAATATTTGGGCTAAATTTCGACATTTTCCAAATAACCAATGA
- the LOC106420244 gene encoding probable transcription factor At1g61730, protein MSKKRNPLEDPPAASSSDEEEVESSAEEEEEEDDNSSSEEEDDDPKPPPPSSSAVTIAVPGKPTASLPAADSESGSETETDSESEPEQPTNKGSGKAILTAKKSNDAPPPPPVALALPAKSGSKRPSTEGSSKETNSKRVKKDEEKREDSKKPAAFQRLWTEEDEIAVLQGMIDFKNDTGKSPYDDTNVYYDYIKKSISFEVSKNQFMDKIRSLRKKYIGKEKPSFTKPHDQKSYRLCQYIWGPDGMGLESAVKSNGASKKSQKKTKKLDSVKQELSFGASPNGKTVDDDENDVEVAVAAKKHDWFENSFLVKGIAGFGVDEHYVKQRWSLVPVETKKKVEEKLKLLQAKEIEFVLQKTEVLHEVTTMIAEASKNKPLDI, encoded by the coding sequence ATGTCGAAGAAACGCAACCCTTTGGAAGATCCACCCGCCGCTTCTTCAAGCGACGAAGAAGAAGTCGAGTCTTCcgccgaggaagaagaagaagaagacgataaCTCCTCAtccgaagaagaagacgacgatCCCAAACCTCCTCctccctcctcctccgccgtcACCATCGCCGTCCCAGGCAAACCCACCGCCTCCCTCCCCGCCGCCGATTCAGAATCCGGATCCGAGACCGAGACCGACTCCGAATCTGAACCGGAGCAGCCAACAAACAAGGGATCTGGCAAAGCCATCCTCACCGCCAAGAAGTCCAACGACgctcctcctccgccgcctGTTGCTCTCGCTTTACCGGCGAAATCGGGATCCAAGCGGCCTAGCACTGAAGGTTCGTCCAAGGAGACGAACTCCAAGCGGGTTAAGAAggatgaagagaagagagaagactCCAAGAAGCCTGCTGCCTTTCAGAGACTATGGACCGAAGAAGATGAGATCGCTGTCTTGCAAGGTATGATCGATTTCAAGAATGATACAGGGAAGTCTCCTTACGACGACACTAATGTTTACTACGATTACATCAAGAAGTCTATTAGCTTTGAGGTTAGCAAGAACCAGTTTATGGATAAGATTAGGAGTTTAAGGAAGAAGTACATCGGTAAGGAGAAACCGTCTTTCACGAAGCCGCATGATCAGAAGTCTTATCGGCTGTGTCAGTACATCTGGGGACCTGATGGGATGGGTCTTGAATCCGCTGTTAAGTCCAACGGTGCGTCGAAAAAGAGTCAGAAGAAGACTAAGAAGCTTGACTCCGTGAAGCAGGAGCTTTCCTTTGGTGCCTCCCCCAATGGTAAGAcggttgatgatgatgagaatgatGTGGAGGTGGCGGTTGCTGCTAAGAAGCATGATTGGTTTGAGAACTCGTTTCTTGTTAAGGGGATTGCGGGGTTCGGTGTTGATGAGCATTATGTGAAACAGAGATGGAGTTTGGTTCCGGTGGAGACCAAGAAGAAGGTTGAAGAGAAGCTCAAGCTGTTGCAGGCCAAGGAAATTGAGTTTGTGTTGCAGAAGACTGAGGTTTTGCATGAAGTGACCACTATGATCGCTGAAGCATCTAAGAATAAGCCATTAGATATATAG
- the LOC125577849 gene encoding uncharacterized protein At1g43920, Chloroplastic-like — protein MGEIINPVRDSSSILFDLVLKNLDSHLSFFEYRMMSSGCEDSSVNTMGIRGIPEQCGCGRRTGIYTSKTKVNPGRTFFRCPTFQNDHLYKWVDEAVYEEVQDALPKVECFASDVMKLKMEIESMKTVEEELKEDVRKASNELKKLNVIIKVGFLVVCLGGVICLVLIMFDKAYGLSMNSY, from the exons ATGGGCGAAATCATAAATCCAGTTCGCGATTCAAGCTCGATTCTCTTCGATCTCGTCCTTAAGAATCTCGATTCTCATCTCTCCTTCTTCGAGTATCGCATGATGAGTTCGGGTTGTGAGGATTCGTCTGTGAATACGATGGGAATTCGTGGTATCCCGGAGCAATGCGGCTGTGGTCGAAGAACTGGGATATACACATCAAAAACGAAGGTCAATCCAGGAAGAACTTTCTTTAGATGCCCAacgtttcaaaat GATCACTTGTATAAATGGGTAGATGAAGCTGTCTACGAAGAGGTTCAAGATGCATTGCCAAAAGTTGAGTGCTTTGCATCAGATGTTATGAAACTTAAAATGGAGATCGAAAGCATGAAAACCGTGGAGGAAGAGTTGAAAGAAGATGTCAGGAAGGCGAGCAATGAACTTAAGAAGCTGAATGTGATCATAAAAGTGGGTTTTTTGGTGGTTTGTTTAGGCGGTGTGATATGTCTTGTGTTGATCATGTTTGACAAAGCATATGGGTTGTCTATGAATAGCTACTAG
- the LOC106361887 gene encoding uncharacterized protein LOC106361887 isoform X1, producing MEIETIPGATVGSKQRFYRLYMCFQAQKEAWKKTCRPVIGLDGAFLKWDIKGQLLAAVGRDGDNRIVPIAWAVVEIENDTNWDWFVKRLALDLGLENGNGFVIMSDKQKGLVKAVHTLLPEAEHRQCCRHIYENWRKGGKDLRLQRFFWFIARSYTPGMFNYNMDELKNYDPGAHASLIKTKPETWSRAFFKIGSYCNDNLNNLCESFNKTIREPRKKPLLDMLEEIRRQCMTRNYNRSKMAKDRKTRFTPKTHKELDRVEKKSKECSLRWAIGPETEVEDRDQSYVVNLENETCACRSWQMNGIPCIHAAKVILGVGRKLSEFVAPFYTTSKWRETYSFGIRPVNGMIEWPRTNRLGVIPPPNRNGKPGRPKNHDRKKGTNETVSTTKLSRANRVMTCSNCKEEGHYKNTCRKAFVESPPKKPRGRPRKYQVRVLVSISLFLALGNVSNNSFICCRDYTLASHKLNPQKLKPHKINPHKLKHQHGKFLNLQKVNPHKLNHHDGKFLNPHKLKHHRQQRGEDGFFRCLCVVYDGLCLNAFVVCCL from the exons ATGGAAATTGAGACCATACCAGGAGCCACGGTTGGAAGCAAGCAGCGGTTCTATAGACTCTACATGTGTTTCCAAGCACAAAAGGAAGCATGGAAGAAGACTTGTAGGCCTGTTATTGGCTTAGATGGAGCCTTTTTGAAATGGGACATCAAGGGACAGTTGTTGGCTGCGGTTGGAAGAGATGGAGACAATAGGATTGTCCCTATTGCTTGGGCTGTAGTGGAGATAGAGAATGATACAAACTGGGATTGGTTTGTGAAGCGTTTGGCCTTGGATTTGGGATTGGAAAATGGGAACGGCTTTGTTATAATGTCTGACAAACAAAAG GGATTAGTGAAGGCAGTTCATACCCTCCTTCCAGAAGCTGAGCATAGACAGTGTTGTCGCCATATCTACGAGAACTGGAGGAAAGGTGGAAAAGATCTAAGGTTACAGAGGTTCTTCTGGTTCATTGCAAGGAGCTACACTCCTGGTATGTTCAACTACAACATGGACGAGCTTAAGAACTATGATCCTGGCGCACATGCATCTCTGATAAAGACAAAGCCAGAGACTTGGTCTAGAGCTTTCTTCAAGATAGGCTCCTACTGCAATGATAATCTGAACAACTTGTGTGAGTCCTTCAACAAGACCATCAGGGAGCCTAGGAAGAAACCTCTGCTAGACATGTTAGAGGAGATTAGGCGCCAATGTATGACTAGGAACTACAATAGGTCTAAGATGGCTAAGGACAGGAAGACTAGGTTCACCCCAAAGACACATAAAGAGTTAGACAGGGTTGAGAAGAAGTCAAAAGAATGTAGTCTGCGTTGGGCAATTGGGCCAGAGACTGAGGTGGAAGATAGAGACCAGTCTTATGTGGTGAATTTGGAGAATGAGACTTGTGCATGTCGAAGCTGGCAAATGAATGGTATTCCATGCATCCATGCTGCTAAGGTCATCCTTGGCGTGGGAAGAAAACTCTCTGAATTTGTTGCTCCTTTCTACACAACCTCTAAGTGGCGTGAAACCTACAGTTTTGGGATCAGACCTGTAAATGGGATGATAGAGTGGCCTCGGACCAATAGATTAGGTGTGATTCCACCACCTAATCGAAATGGCAAGCCTGGTAGGCCTAAAAACCATGATCGAAAGAAGGGAACCAATGAGACAGTGTCTACTACCAAGCTGAGTCGTGCGAACAGGGTAATGACATGCTCTAATTGCAAAGAAGAAGGGCACTACAAGAATACATGTCGGAAGGCTTTTGTTGAGAGTCCACCTAAGAAACCAAGAGGCAGACCAAGGAAATATCAGGTTAGGGTCTTAGTTTCTATCTCATTGTTTTTAGCTCTCGGTAATGTGTCTAACAATTCATTTATATGTTGCAGGGACTACACTTTGGCGAGTCACAAGCTCAATCCTCAGAAGCTCAAACCTCACAAAATCAATCCTCACAAGCTCAAGCATCAGCATGGGAAGTTCCTCAATCTTCAGAAGGTCAATCCTCACAAGCTCAATCATCACGATGGGAAGTTCCTCAATCCTCACAAGCTGAAGCATCACAGACAGCAGCGTGGGGAAGATGGTTTTTTTAGATGCTTGTGTGTTGTTTATGATGGTCTCTGTCTGAATGCTTTCGTTGTGTGTTGTTTATGA
- the LOC106361887 gene encoding uncharacterized protein LOC106361887 isoform X2 has translation MEIETIPGATVGSKQRFYRLYMCFQAQKEAWKKTCRPVIGLDGAFLKWDIKGQLLAAVGRDGDNRIVPIAWAVVEIENDTNWDWFVKRLALDLGLENGNGFVIMSDKQKGLVKAVHTLLPEAEHRQCCRHIYENWRKGGKDLRLQRFFWFIARSYTPGMFNYNMDELKNYDPGAHASLIKTKPETWSRAFFKIGSYCNDNLNNLCESFNKTIREPRKKPLLDMLEEIRRQCMTRNYNRSKMAKDRKTRFTPKTHKELDRVEKKSKECSLRWAIGPETEVEDRDQSYVVNLENETCACRSWQMNGIPCIHAAKVILGVGRKLSEFVAPFYTTSKWRETYSFGIRPVNGMIEWPRTNRLGVIPPPNRNGKPGRPKNHDRKKGTNETVSTTKLSRANRVMTCSNCKEEGHYKNTCRKAFVESPPKKPRGRPRKYQGLHFGESQAQSSEAQTSQNQSSQAQASAWEVPQSSEGQSSQAQSSRWEVPQSSQAEASQTAAWGRWFF, from the exons ATGGAAATTGAGACCATACCAGGAGCCACGGTTGGAAGCAAGCAGCGGTTCTATAGACTCTACATGTGTTTCCAAGCACAAAAGGAAGCATGGAAGAAGACTTGTAGGCCTGTTATTGGCTTAGATGGAGCCTTTTTGAAATGGGACATCAAGGGACAGTTGTTGGCTGCGGTTGGAAGAGATGGAGACAATAGGATTGTCCCTATTGCTTGGGCTGTAGTGGAGATAGAGAATGATACAAACTGGGATTGGTTTGTGAAGCGTTTGGCCTTGGATTTGGGATTGGAAAATGGGAACGGCTTTGTTATAATGTCTGACAAACAAAAG GGATTAGTGAAGGCAGTTCATACCCTCCTTCCAGAAGCTGAGCATAGACAGTGTTGTCGCCATATCTACGAGAACTGGAGGAAAGGTGGAAAAGATCTAAGGTTACAGAGGTTCTTCTGGTTCATTGCAAGGAGCTACACTCCTGGTATGTTCAACTACAACATGGACGAGCTTAAGAACTATGATCCTGGCGCACATGCATCTCTGATAAAGACAAAGCCAGAGACTTGGTCTAGAGCTTTCTTCAAGATAGGCTCCTACTGCAATGATAATCTGAACAACTTGTGTGAGTCCTTCAACAAGACCATCAGGGAGCCTAGGAAGAAACCTCTGCTAGACATGTTAGAGGAGATTAGGCGCCAATGTATGACTAGGAACTACAATAGGTCTAAGATGGCTAAGGACAGGAAGACTAGGTTCACCCCAAAGACACATAAAGAGTTAGACAGGGTTGAGAAGAAGTCAAAAGAATGTAGTCTGCGTTGGGCAATTGGGCCAGAGACTGAGGTGGAAGATAGAGACCAGTCTTATGTGGTGAATTTGGAGAATGAGACTTGTGCATGTCGAAGCTGGCAAATGAATGGTATTCCATGCATCCATGCTGCTAAGGTCATCCTTGGCGTGGGAAGAAAACTCTCTGAATTTGTTGCTCCTTTCTACACAACCTCTAAGTGGCGTGAAACCTACAGTTTTGGGATCAGACCTGTAAATGGGATGATAGAGTGGCCTCGGACCAATAGATTAGGTGTGATTCCACCACCTAATCGAAATGGCAAGCCTGGTAGGCCTAAAAACCATGATCGAAAGAAGGGAACCAATGAGACAGTGTCTACTACCAAGCTGAGTCGTGCGAACAGGGTAATGACATGCTCTAATTGCAAAGAAGAAGGGCACTACAAGAATACATGTCGGAAGGCTTTTGTTGAGAGTCCACCTAAGAAACCAAGAGGCAGACCAAGGAAATATCAG GGACTACACTTTGGCGAGTCACAAGCTCAATCCTCAGAAGCTCAAACCTCACAAAATCAATCCTCACAAGCTCAAGCATCAGCATGGGAAGTTCCTCAATCTTCAGAAGGTCAATCCTCACAAGCTCAATCATCACGATGGGAAGTTCCTCAATCCTCACAAGCTGAAGCATCACAGACAGCAGCGTGGGGAAGATGGTTTTTTTAG